The following proteins come from a genomic window of Fusobacterium sp.:
- a CDS encoding IclR family transcriptional regulator → MAKTEHRPTARVLNILELLAANQEGLTLTEIAEAIDAPKSSILPLIHTMAQRKFIFFDVHTYKYSIGIGSFCVGSAYTSNMNALQFIKSEMKYIVKKTNEICQMGIFDRGKVLYVAKVDSDDPIRIISYVGKRLPAYCTALGKALLCQKNIKELKELYPDGLKKYTSNTITDFEVLADQLKEIRQTMIATENGEVNEQSDCISVPLFKENDILAAISVSVPSFRMTEEKTELIKSMLLETKTKIETFFREHDIDSTQLTLSN, encoded by the coding sequence ATGGCAAAGACTGAACACAGACCTACAGCTCGTGTACTTAATATTCTTGAATTACTGGCTGCTAATCAAGAAGGTTTAACTTTGACAGAGATCGCTGAAGCTATTGATGCACCTAAAAGCAGTATACTGCCTTTAATTCATACTATGGCTCAACGTAAATTTATATTTTTTGATGTACACACTTATAAGTATAGTATAGGTATAGGGTCTTTTTGCGTTGGATCAGCTTATACGAGCAATATGAATGCTCTTCAGTTCATAAAATCTGAAATGAAATATATTGTGAAAAAAACTAATGAAATCTGCCAAATGGGGATATTTGACAGAGGAAAGGTATTATATGTAGCAAAAGTAGATTCTGATGATCCCATCCGTATCATTTCATATGTGGGAAAAAGACTTCCTGCCTATTGTACGGCTTTAGGTAAAGCTCTGCTCTGCCAAAAAAATATCAAAGAATTAAAAGAACTTTACCCTGATGGGTTGAAAAAATATACTTCTAATACTATAACTGACTTTGAAGTACTTGCAGATCAGCTTAAAGAAATAAGACAAACTATGATTGCAACTGAAAATGGAGAAGTAAATGAACAATCTGACTGTATCAGTGTCCCCCTTTTTAAAGAAAATGATATACTTGCTGCTATCAGTGTAAGTGTTCCTTCATTTAGAATGACAGAAGAGAAAACTGAACTTATAAAATCAATGCTTTTAGAAACTAAAACTAAAATTGAGACTTTTTTCCGTGAACATGATATAGACAGTACACAGCTTACTCTTTCTAATTAG